Proteins encoded in a region of the Mesoflavibacter profundi genome:
- a CDS encoding STAS domain-containing protein has protein sequence MALTITRQENTFKVEGQLNTATVSNFKTHLVLMLNCLSQITIDIDKVSKIDTSGLDAIKTLYNNAKAWNKHFAIVGEGCKDIYEELRLTSV, from the coding sequence ATGGCATTAACTATCACAAGACAAGAAAATACGTTTAAAGTAGAAGGACAATTAAACACTGCAACTGTAAGTAATTTTAAAACTCATCTTGTGTTAATGCTTAATTGCTTAAGTCAAATTACTATAGATATAGATAAGGTTTCTAAAATAGATACAAGCGGATTAGACGCAATTAAAACACTTTATAATAATGCAAAAGCATGGAATAAACATTTTGCTATTGTAGGCGAAGGTTGTAAAGATATTTATGAAGAGTTAAGATTAACTTCTGTTTAA